The Tenrec ecaudatus isolate mTenEca1 chromosome 14, mTenEca1.hap1, whole genome shotgun sequence genome contains a region encoding:
- the DCAF4 gene encoding DDB1- and CUL4-associated factor 4: protein MYKGSWRSRRRCGRRSHPQSPGRREHGPSERLNEGIPQSPQDSGPRDDESPSTSSNTAGNSSVPELPGFYFDPDKKRYFRLLPGHNNCNPLTMESIQQKEMEKRRQQLMEEDKQKKVARVGCNALSLLRKRQLGFLKDPTYSRLAHELRVSCMQKGKVHVQSSDPSALASDQFNLILASTNRDRVFTVIDIKAGGSKYSIINLSCLQIPSLTVRMYENLYFTNRKVNCVCWASLNHLDSHILLCRRGIAKTPGCATLLPASLFSHSQPATADQPDMLCSFRIPSAWSCAWSLNVQANNCFSTGLSRQVLLTNVVTGHRQLFRTCSDVLAQQFAVLAPLLFNGCRSGEIFAIDLRSQSRGKGWKTLSMAHDSAVTSMQILQQEQCLIASDMAGKIKLWDLRTTKCLRQFEGHVNEYAQLPLHVHEEEGLLMAVGQDCYTRIWSLRDAQLLRTIPSPYPTSKEDIPSVAFSSRLGGSRGGPGLLMAVRQDLYCFCYN, encoded by the exons ATGTATAAGGGCAGCTGGAGGAGCAGGAGAAGATGTGGGCGGAGGAGCCACCCGCAGAGCCCAGGGCGGAGGGAGCACGGCCCCAGCGAGAG GCTTAATGAGGGGATACCACAAAGCCCACAGGATTCTGGCCCCAGGGATGACGAGTCCCCGTCAACCTCTTCCAACACAGCTGGAAATTCCTCTGTGCCAG AGCTGCCTGGGTTTTACTTTGACCCCGACAAGAAGCGCTACTTTCGTTTGCTCCCGGGCCATAACAACTGCAACCCGCTCACGATGGAGAGCATCCAGCAAAAGGAGatggagaagaggaggcagcagctCATGGAAGAGGACAAGCAGAAG AAAGTAGCCAGAGTGGGATGTAACGCGTTGTCCTTGCTACGTAAACGACAGCTGGGCTTCCTCAAGGACCCCACTTATTCCCG TCTAGCCCATGAGCTGCGAGTGAGCTGCATGCAGAAGGGGAAGGTCCACGTTCAGAGCTCAGACCCCTCTGCTTTGGCAAGCGACCAGTTCAACCTCATCCTG GCCAGTACCAACAGAGACCGAGTCTTCACAGTCATTGACATCAAGGCTGGCGGCTCCAAGTACAGCATCATCAATCTCAGCTGTCTGCAAATCCCATCCCTCACCGTGAGGATGTATGAAAACCTGTACTTCACCAACCGCAAG GTGAACTGTGTGTGCTGGGCCTCACTAAACCACCTGGATTCCCACATTCT GCTGTGCCGCCGGGGAATCGCCAAGACTCCGGGCTGCGCCACTCTGCTGCCGGCATCGCTCTTCTCCCACAGCCAGCCAG CAACTGCAGACCAGCCTGACATGCTCTGCAGCTTCCGGATCCccagtgcctggtcctgtgcgTGGTCCCTGAACGTCCAAGCAAATAACTGCTTCAGCACAG GCCTGTCTCGGCAGGTCCTGCTGACCAACGTGGTGACGGGACACCGGCAGTTATTCAGGACCTGCAGTGACGTCCTGGCCCAGCAGTTTGCTGTCCTG GCCCCCTTGCTGTTTAATGGCTGCCGCTCCGGGGAGATCTTTGCCATTGACCTGCGTTCTCAAAGCCGGGGCAAGGGCTGGAAGACCCTGAGCATGGCCCATGACTCGGCAGTGACTTCCATGCAAATCCTCCAGCAAGAACAGTGCCTCATAGCATCAGATATGGCTGGCAAG ATCAAGCTGTGGGACCTGAGGACCACCAAATGTTTAAGGCAGTTTGAAGGCCATGTGAACGAGTATGCCCAGCTGCCCCTGCACGTGCACGAGGAAGAAGGCCTGCTGATGGCAG TGGGCCAGGACTGCTACACGAGAATCTGGAGCCTCCGGGACGCCCAGCTGCTCAGGACCATCCCCTCCCCTtaccctacctccaaggaggacatCCCCAGCGTGGCCTTCTCCTCTCGGCTTGGGGGCTCCCGGGGAGGGCCTGGGCTGCTGATGGCTGTCCGACAGGACCTCTACTGTTTCTGCTACAACTGA